The DNA region ATAAAGATGGGTTGGGAAGGATTTCATTGGTTTTGCAAGACTTTCTGGAATGCCCGAAGCAGACTGCCCCTTTGTTCGAATCCTGACGCGCCGAGGTCTGACAGCGCCAAAAAGACCTTTTCCCTGCACCGGCACAGCAATCCGCCCGCCAGCCGCGCGAGCGTTTCGGTTTCCACCGCCACTTCATCGGCATCCGTCCAAATGCGCCCCGCTTCCCAGTGACGGGACAGAACGAACGGCTGAGTCAACGGCTGGGACAGACGCTGTGCCCAACCGTCCGAGCCGGGATCGAGCCAGAATTGCACGCTCACCGGGCGGTTCATCATCAGGAAACTATAGGCAGGCGCGACCAGCACGGCGTTTTTATCTTCATTACGCCACGATTCCAAATATTGCGCTGCGAGCACACCGTCTTCGAGCATGGCGATGTATTCCCGTCCGAAGTCAAGGCTGGTCAAACCGATCGGCTCCATCGCGTTGCGGAATTTTTTGATCGACTCGACCAAACTCGCCGCCACGCGCACCGCATCGAGGTTGGCATGAAATCCATAATCAGGCTGCGAGATGACTTCGCCGAAAAGTTTTCGCATGAAAAAATCGAGCGGCAACGGCTCGGACATGCGATAGTCTTCCAGCCAGTTGCGGAGTTGGCTGTATCGTTCGCCCAGCGCGTATGTGACGCGTTCCTGTATGTCGGGTCTGATCTCGTCGAACGTGGAAAGCCGCCCATCCTTCTGGCGATAGATGATCTCGGTCAACAGTTGCGCGCGGACGAGATCGGTATTCAACGCGAACATCAACGTATGAGCCACGTCGAATTTTGGCGGGCGGATGTTCCATTGCGGGTGCGCCAGCGCAGACAGCGTCAGCAGGGTTTTGCTCGCAGGCTCATCGCGCAGGGAGCGGGACGGGCGATGCGTCCGCCACGGGATGCCTGCCGCCTCCAGCCGGTTTGTGATCGAGAATCGCAGCGCATCCGAAAGATACGGCGCAAGGATGACGATCTCGGAGGGCGGCATCCCCTCCAGCAGGGTTTGGATCTTGGCAACGATGGCATCCAGCATTTCGGGATGGAAATGCGTCATGATGAATTCCATCGCGGGCAGGTCGCCGCCGGTCGTGTCAGGCTCGCTATGCGCGATCGCCGAAACAAGCACATTTGATAACCGGATGACATTTTCGGATGAGACGAACGACTCGTGCAACTCGATAACTTGATGACACCCCTCGCTTAATGCCGCGCCGGAGGCTGGGTCGCCGCCGAGGAAACTTCGATACCCCGCATCCTTGTCATGGATCAACAGCGCCGAGTCAAATTCCGCCAGCCACTCGCCGATGATGTCATGCGCGCGCGGCAGGTCTTCCTCTACATTGTCATACACGAGATGACGATATGTGCGCATGAGATAGCCGCGCACCTCGTCGTTCCGCCACAGGATGTTTGTGAAGATCTCCAGTTGCAGTGAAAAATCGAGCAGGTTGTTGGCGAGACAGTATTCACGGAAACGCGTTGCGCATTCCTGGGCGTCGGCGTAGATGCGGCGCTGGGCGGGGTCGCCAAACCAGGCGGAGTCCAGCCGCGCGCCGATCTCGGTATATGGAAAGCCGACCGCGGCGGCTTTGTTCAGATTGTCGATGATCTGGGAATACAACCGGTTGCGGTTGATGGTCAGCGATTCAAAATAGCCCTGTTCCAACAGCGGACGCACCAGATGCGCCATGAAGTATTGCGCGGTTTCGAGTGTGAGAAATACAGGCGGACGTTCCGGGTGATGAAACCCAGCCTGTTCCGCGGCATACGACCAGAACAGGTCGGTCATGCGCCGCGCCAAACCGCCGACCGTCGCCGAGGTGACCTCGCCGCCCGCCATGCGTTGGGGGCTTTCCAGCAGGTCGAGATACGGCTCCTGCAACGTTCGCTGCGGAGTAAGCAACAGGATCGAATCGGCGGGAACGCCTTGCGCCAGCAGGAACCGCACGCGTTCCACGCCTGCGGTGGTCTTGCCCGTCCCAGCCGCGCCGGAGACGAAGAGTTTAAGGTCAAGGGGAGATTCAACGATCTGACGTTGTACCAAGCTGAGGGCAGGCATGAAGCGAATGTAAATTATCGGGGAAGTTTTGTCAATGAAAAATTCTGTGTTTGTTCTTCGCTCAAGGTTGTTACAGCGCATTAATTAAAGTATAGTTGGCATGGTTCAAAAATCCAACATCATTCTTTAGGAGACACTCTCATGGCTACGCCCGCAAAAACCGCTTCCTATGTCAAGTTTTCCGATAAATTGACCGGCTCGTTGAACGATATTGTCAAGATCATCGAGAGCAACCGGCAGATGATCGACTCGATCCAGGAACTGGCGCTTGAACTGACGTCCTCGCTGGGATCGCTCCATACGCTTACCTTGAAATATGCAAAGACCGCCAATCAGATCCTGGATGTCCTGCTGCCGATCATCAAGAACCTTCCGCTCATCCCCGCCAATGTGAAGCAGATGCTCGTTAATCTGGAAGCCATCACCCAGAAGATCATCGATAACGAAAAGACCACCGAAAAGACCATCTCCGAAGTGCAGACCGGTTTGCGGACGGGAGATGCGAACAAGCTCAAGGCGCACGTCGGGCAGATCCAGTCGGTGACGAAGATCGTCTCCTCGATCATCCCGAACAAATAAGCCTCTTTCCCCGCCGGTCATTGGTTGCCGGTTTTGAGATTTTTCCACCCCGAAAGCGTTGACAGGTCAGCCCTCTCACATGTATAATATCGTCCGCTTCAGCCCCGGAGGTTCGAACCGGGGCGGTTGCCTGTAAATAACCAGCTTCCCCGCAGTTTGGCGCAGAGTGAAAGTTCTCCGCAGGACGCGCGGCGAAGTGAATGACTGGAGAAAAAGAAAATGAGATTTGCAATCGTCGAAAGCGGCGGCAAGCAGTACCGCGCCGTCGAAGGCGCCACCATCGAGGTGGACCGCCTCGCCCATGAAGTGGGCAAAACGTTTGACTTTGAGCGTGTTCTGCTCATGGCTGACGGCGACGCCGTCATGATCGGAACGCCCACCGTCGGTGACATCAAGGTGTCCGCCACGGTTATGGGTCACATCAAAGGTCCCAAGCTTGTCACGTTCAAGTACCGCCCCAAGAAGCGCATCCGTGTGAAGAGCGGACACCGCCAGCAATATACCCGTTTGATGATCGATTTCATCGGCAAGCCCGGCGAGGAACCCAAGAAGAAGAAGGAAGCTCCCGCCAAGGTCGAAAAGGCGGAGGCGAAGGAAGAAGCCAACGCCGAGAAGCAGGAAAAGGCGCCGAAGGAAGCGAAGAAGCCCGCGGCGAAGAAATCCACTTCCGCCAAGTCGTCTGCAAAGAAACAGGCTGAATAGAAGTAGAGTGAGGTAGAAATGGCACATAAAGTAGGCGGCGGTTCAAGCCGCAATGGTCGTGATAGCAATGCCCAGCGTCTGGGCGTGAAGCGTTATGCCGGTCAGTTCGTGCTGGCTGGGAATATTCTCGTG from Anaerolineales bacterium includes:
- the rplU gene encoding 50S ribosomal protein L21 gives rise to the protein MRFAIVESGGKQYRAVEGATIEVDRLAHEVGKTFDFERVLLMADGDAVMIGTPTVGDIKVSATVMGHIKGPKLVTFKYRPKKRIRVKSGHRQQYTRLMIDFIGKPGEEPKKKKEAPAKVEKAEAKEEANAEKQEKAPKEAKKPAAKKSTSAKSSAKKQAE